From a region of the Thiorhodovibrio winogradskyi genome:
- a CDS encoding FAD-binding oxidoreductase: MSHDATLLMTEFVTHDVQRLLLTRPEGLDWQPGQGVEIHIDTDEWRDEGRPFTPTSLPNDQLLECTTKRYPKGDGMTMALHALQPGAQLKLSDAFGSITYQGPGAFIAAGTGVSPFLGILRRLAADDALDGHRLLLTNKGKRDVIREKELKHYLGDDCVLTFTREHEPGEQGQRIDLDFLRSHLSTFNGKFYVCGPDAFVESINGQLKELGVQPGQLVYEQ, translated from the coding sequence ATGTCCCACGACGCAACCCTATTAATGACCGAGTTTGTCACCCACGATGTCCAGCGTCTGCTGCTGACGCGACCGGAGGGGCTCGATTGGCAGCCAGGACAGGGTGTCGAGATCCATATCGACACCGATGAATGGCGCGACGAGGGCCGCCCCTTTACCCCAACCTCCCTGCCCAATGACCAGCTCTTGGAATGCACCACCAAGCGCTATCCCAAGGGCGATGGGATGACCATGGCACTGCATGCGCTGCAGCCAGGCGCCCAGCTCAAGCTCAGCGACGCCTTCGGCAGCATTACCTATCAGGGCCCAGGCGCCTTCATCGCCGCCGGAACCGGCGTGTCGCCCTTCCTCGGGATCTTGCGCCGGCTCGCCGCTGATGATGCCTTGGACGGTCACAGGCTGCTGCTGACCAACAAGGGCAAGCGCGACGTGATCCGCGAGAAGGAGCTGAAGCATTATCTGGGCGATGACTGCGTACTGACCTTCACCCGTGAGCACGAGCCTGGAGAACAGGGCCAGCGCATCGACCTCGACTTCTTGAGATCCCATCTTTCGACGTTCAATGGAAAGTTCTATGTCTGCGGACCGGATGCCTTTGTCGAATCGATCAATGGCCAGCTTAAGGAACTCGGCGTGCAACCGGGGCAACTGGTCTACGAGCAATGA
- a CDS encoding phospholipase A produces MSGSIRLRKTILASSLLSLLSVVLPSRADEARATTGLANCARIANADVRLQCFDALAARGNRVGDGPLEPTRQSSPPVARDADSTQALDLASATDARVAEPLAPQPRPSLSLLPYRKNYILPVSYNANVNENLPREPTLDLPLFGEGVFDNVEMKFQLSFEVPLWTRLLNRPLDLYFGYTQLAFFQAYNQEYSSPFRETNYEPEFGLHWRPDLRLGLAGSRWRLTSVRAAANHQSNGRSEPLSRSWNRITGEASVERENLSLGLRLWTLLGNRPANNPDITDYLGYGELRGQYDGDRHRFGLMVRNPSRPTVQLDWSYPLNQRVRVYAQYFNGYGESLADYNHSVNRIGVGFMLEDGG; encoded by the coding sequence ATGAGCGGATCGATCAGGCTGAGGAAGACGATTTTGGCGTCGTCGCTTCTGAGTCTTTTATCTGTCGTGCTCCCCTCGCGGGCGGATGAAGCCAGGGCCACAACCGGCCTTGCCAACTGTGCGCGCATCGCCAATGCCGATGTGCGACTCCAGTGTTTTGACGCTCTCGCGGCCCGCGGCAACCGGGTTGGCGATGGCCCCTTGGAGCCGACACGACAGTCGAGCCCTCCTGTCGCCAGGGACGCCGACAGCACGCAGGCCCTGGATCTGGCCTCGGCAACCGACGCAAGGGTTGCCGAGCCGCTGGCACCACAGCCGCGTCCTTCCCTGAGCCTGCTTCCCTACCGGAAGAACTACATTCTGCCGGTGAGTTACAACGCCAATGTCAACGAGAACTTGCCGAGGGAGCCAACCTTGGACCTGCCGCTGTTCGGTGAAGGCGTCTTCGACAACGTGGAAATGAAGTTCCAGTTAAGCTTCGAGGTTCCATTGTGGACGAGGTTACTGAATCGTCCGCTTGATCTCTACTTTGGCTACACTCAGCTCGCGTTCTTCCAGGCGTACAACCAGGAGTATTCGTCCCCGTTCCGCGAGACCAACTACGAGCCCGAGTTCGGTCTGCATTGGCGCCCGGATCTGCGGCTTGGCCTGGCCGGCTCACGCTGGCGGCTGACCTCGGTCCGAGCGGCGGCGAACCACCAGTCCAATGGTCGTTCGGAGCCGTTGTCGCGCAGCTGGAACCGCATCACTGGTGAGGCCAGCGTCGAGCGCGAGAACCTGTCGTTGGGACTCAGACTTTGGACGCTCCTCGGCAATCGTCCAGCGAACAACCCGGATATCACCGATTATCTCGGCTACGGCGAGCTACGGGGCCAATACGACGGCGACCGGCACCGTTTCGGGCTGATGGTACGCAATCCCAGTCGCCCCACTGTGCAGCTGGATTGGAGCTATCCCCTCAATCAGCGGGTGCGCGTCTATGCGCAATACTTCAACGGCTATGGCGAGAGCCTGGCGGACTACAACCACAGCGTTAACCGCATCGGCGTGGGTTTCATGTTGGAAGATGGCGGATAA
- a CDS encoding alpha-amylase family glycosyl hydrolase → MPSKQPSFPQGPRIYNLFPTLLGPVERWTERLPEIARMGFDWIFVNPFHLPGESGSLYAVKDYDRLHPTLRGDSNGDDDSNDDERLRAFTAAASDAGISVMMDLVVNHTAIDSDLVTEHPDWYVHDDGSVHSPSATDLDDPEIVTVWEDLAELDYSERPEREAVIDFFSEVIRHYIDLGFRGFRCDAAYQLPGKVWQVLIERAREAAPETQFFAETLGAPPDDIEQLRPAGFDALFNSAKWWDFRADWLLDQYQSFRDLAPSIAFPESHDTARLADESDGDSRESRFWYLFAAVFSTGVMMPIGYELGFRRRLHVVETRPEHWEEPSFDIRDFIGRVNAMKAETPILNEEGAQERFTAVDEPVVGLLRRSPRQAQHSAVLINPSFKEGQEYSRDHLIEILDCDADQLQEITPAFSDAAEGTSADAAAGDNPTSAIHLPPRSLRIFIANH, encoded by the coding sequence ATGCCATCGAAGCAACCCTCTTTCCCTCAAGGCCCGCGCATTTACAACCTGTTCCCCACCCTGCTCGGTCCAGTCGAGCGCTGGACGGAGCGGCTGCCGGAGATCGCCCGGATGGGCTTCGACTGGATCTTCGTCAACCCCTTTCATCTGCCGGGTGAGTCCGGAAGCCTCTATGCGGTCAAGGACTATGATCGCCTGCACCCGACGCTGCGTGGCGACAGCAACGGCGACGACGACAGCAACGACGACGAGCGACTCAGGGCCTTCACCGCCGCCGCCAGCGACGCTGGGATCTCAGTGATGATGGATCTGGTCGTCAACCATACCGCGATCGACTCCGACCTGGTCACCGAGCATCCAGACTGGTACGTCCACGACGACGGCTCGGTGCACTCGCCCTCGGCCACCGATCTGGATGATCCCGAGATCGTGACCGTCTGGGAGGACCTCGCCGAGCTCGACTACAGCGAACGGCCCGAGCGCGAGGCGGTGATCGATTTCTTCTCCGAGGTCATCCGCCATTACATCGATCTCGGCTTCCGCGGCTTTCGCTGCGATGCCGCCTACCAGCTGCCCGGCAAGGTCTGGCAGGTGCTGATCGAGCGCGCCCGCGAGGCGGCGCCTGAGACCCAATTCTTCGCCGAGACCCTCGGCGCGCCGCCCGATGACATCGAGCAGTTGCGCCCGGCCGGCTTCGATGCTCTGTTCAACAGCGCCAAATGGTGGGACTTCCGCGCCGACTGGCTGCTCGATCAGTACCAGTCCTTCCGCGATCTGGCGCCATCCATCGCCTTTCCCGAGAGCCACGACACCGCGCGACTGGCTGATGAGTCCGATGGCGACAGCCGCGAGTCGCGCTTCTGGTACCTCTTCGCCGCCGTCTTCTCGACCGGCGTGATGATGCCGATCGGCTATGAGCTCGGCTTCCGACGGCGCCTGCATGTGGTCGAGACCCGGCCCGAGCATTGGGAAGAGCCGAGCTTCGACATCCGGGATTTCATCGGCCGCGTCAACGCCATGAAGGCCGAGACCCCGATACTGAACGAAGAGGGTGCGCAGGAGCGTTTCACCGCGGTCGACGAGCCGGTGGTCGGACTCTTGCGACGTTCGCCACGGCAGGCCCAGCACAGCGCCGTGCTGATCAATCCGAGCTTCAAGGAGGGGCAAGAGTACAGCCGCGATCACCTCATCGAGATCCTCGACTGCGATGCGGATCAGCTGCAGGAGATCACGCCCGCCTTCAGCGACGCGGCTGAGGGTACGAGCGCGGACGCAGCCGCTGGAGACAACCCGACCTCCGCGATCCATCTGCCGCCTCGGAGTCTGCGCATCTTCATCGCCAACCACTGA
- a CDS encoding TrkA C-terminal domain-containing protein, producing MIRSDAAIFSLGVEASEKGPIDELDLPARTRVVCLYRDEQFHLPHEVKTLKPGDEVILITSQRQLAKLEQRFARSEGEEPLKAD from the coding sequence GTGATCCGCAGCGACGCAGCCATCTTCAGTCTTGGCGTCGAGGCATCCGAGAAGGGGCCCATCGATGAACTCGATCTGCCAGCGCGCACCCGCGTCGTCTGCCTCTACCGCGATGAGCAGTTCCATCTGCCGCACGAGGTCAAGACACTCAAGCCGGGCGACGAGGTGATTCTGATCACCAGCCAACGGCAGCTTGCCAAGCTCGAGCAACGCTTCGCGCGCAGTGAGGGCGAGGAGCCGCTGAAGGCCGATTGA
- a CDS encoding sodium:solute symporter family transporter yields the protein MTLIEAPASLYAGAMVGQALFPSVPMCPLLAAGALIAGVYIFFGGLSAVVINDALQAAMIMIGGILVLVLAWQAVPCWVSNPVAVSAVVGVTLLAAAVVVWWW from the coding sequence TTGACGCTGATCGAGGCCCCGGCATCGCTCTATGCGGGCGCCATGGTCGGCCAGGCCCTGTTCCCGTCGGTGCCGATGTGTCCGCTGCTCGCGGCTGGCGCGCTGATCGCCGGGGTCTATATCTTCTTTGGCGGTCTCAGTGCCGTGGTCATCAACGATGCGCTGCAGGCCGCCATGATCATGATCGGCGGCATCCTGGTGCTGGTGCTGGCCTGGCAAGCGGTGCCATGCTGGGTTTCCAACCCTGTGGCAGTATCTGCAGTCGTCGGGGTGACGTTGCTGGCAGCAGCGGTCGTGGTCTGGTGGTGGTGA
- the otsB gene encoding trehalose-phosphatase — protein sequence MEQRGVVVYECAVELLQRLRRAGFRTAVVTASKNCDLILEKAGLDGLFDLRLDGVEAENLELSGKPDSDTFVEAAHQLGCEPERAAVLEDATAGVMAASRGHFGLVIGIDRTGRQRDALLEKGADQVFDNLCRIGIQSAQTEPPPLLEDPTPLTDRLGDRRPALFLDYDGTLTPIVEQPDDARLSTSMRRALREAAQRMPLALISGRDLDDVSSLVGLEAVVYAGSHGFDIRGPQLRLELSEGIDALDDLDRAANALDERLENVEGVRIERKLGDESNAWIASSRPRATHRITTRPPSRPTC from the coding sequence ATCGAACAGCGCGGTGTCGTCGTCTACGAGTGCGCCGTCGAGCTGCTGCAACGCCTGCGCCGCGCCGGTTTTCGCACCGCGGTGGTCACGGCCAGCAAGAACTGCGACCTGATCTTAGAGAAGGCCGGGCTCGACGGACTGTTCGACCTGCGTCTCGATGGGGTCGAGGCTGAGAATCTCGAGCTGTCCGGCAAGCCAGACTCGGACACCTTTGTCGAGGCCGCCCATCAGCTTGGCTGCGAGCCCGAGCGCGCGGCCGTCCTCGAGGACGCCACCGCCGGCGTCATGGCCGCGAGCCGCGGCCATTTTGGGCTCGTCATTGGCATCGACCGCACCGGTCGCCAACGCGACGCGCTGCTGGAGAAAGGCGCTGACCAGGTCTTCGACAACCTGTGCCGGATCGGTATCCAATCCGCGCAGACCGAGCCGCCCCCGCTGCTCGAAGATCCCACGCCACTCACGGATCGGCTTGGTGATCGGCGCCCGGCCTTGTTTCTCGACTACGACGGCACCCTGACGCCGATCGTCGAGCAGCCGGACGATGCCCGTCTCAGCACCAGCATGCGCCGCGCCCTGCGGGAAGCCGCACAGCGGATGCCGCTGGCGCTGATCAGCGGCCGCGATCTAGACGACGTCAGCAGCTTGGTCGGGCTCGAGGCGGTCGTCTACGCCGGTAGCCACGGCTTCGACATCCGCGGACCCCAGCTGCGGTTGGAGCTATCGGAAGGTATCGATGCGCTCGATGACCTAGACCGCGCGGCCAATGCCCTTGACGAACGTCTGGAGAACGTCGAAGGCGTGCGTATCGAGCGCAAGCTCGGCGACGAATCCAACGCCTGGATCGCATCCTCGAGGCCGAGGGCGACTCACCGAATCACTACAAGGCCACCAAGCAGGCCGACGTGCTGA
- a CDS encoding TIM-barrel domain-containing protein, whose protein sequence is MANAPAFSDIDQNGDGQIDKQEFQSAQMQQQRTMQLKMADHAESTPGFVQHWEAGSDSIIAEHAQALTRIDAVADDILRIRVAPAGRLAPSHSWQDEPRSLSGGRLLVEKRARVLHLVTRAMRTKLNLDTGAVSLGNADGAVYASDLTPVRWRQVEQHEIPTLAPALAAAVAPTATPAAAPTISSQTNNGWSPGPATTGLWLRKALHPREGLFGCGQRFGALNRRGQRLAHWTTDIHSPGLGVVDGCLYQAHPLLLALRPGLAWGLMLGSSGYSHFDLGAEQPDALGLFNLGGELDYTLFAGPTPAAVVEQITRLTGRPALPPLWALGYHQSRWGYRSDAEIRAIANAFRRRRIPIDAIHLDIDYMDGFRVFSWDRERFPSPRATIEALHRQDIHAVTIIDPGVIQEPEIDGANRSSDPVLESGLRGDHFIRRPDGKLFTGYVWSGASLFSDFCRTPTRRWWGEVLTRSASIGAQRWAVSWMGDNASSLEDLRTSLPQLASMGLGGSPHVGVDIGGFHGACDGELFARWIELGAFYPFMRAHAYHGSPPREPWAFGDKVEAIARTTIERRYQFLPYLYTLAHRAHRTGEPILRPLLYDFPRATELHGIEDQLMVGPRLMIAPVCEPGVSEREVHLPPGVWYDFHSGRRIDDGAPAARAADTGADANSDTAAEAHARAAVASVGAKARISASAINRRCLLPAPPGRMPILVRGGSCLTLGAPWQSTREPLTELILDAYPDDGQSGSWTLIEDVGDGWGYCDGELVETALGVDHERAGPRLMVGRRRGGWQPRPRQLVLRLHLVQQPDHLLLDGAPKADWHWDQADHAAVVSLIDDGEAHQLSAE, encoded by the coding sequence ATGGCCAATGCGCCCGCGTTTAGCGACATCGACCAGAACGGGGATGGTCAGATCGACAAGCAGGAGTTCCAGAGCGCCCAGATGCAACAGCAGCGGACGATGCAGCTTAAGATGGCGGATCATGCCGAGTCGACACCCGGCTTCGTTCAGCACTGGGAGGCGGGGTCGGACTCGATCATCGCCGAACATGCGCAGGCGCTAACCCGCATCGATGCTGTCGCGGATGACATCCTGCGCATCCGGGTCGCGCCCGCTGGTCGGCTTGCGCCAAGCCACAGCTGGCAGGACGAGCCTCGATCGCTCAGCGGCGGTCGTCTCTTGGTTGAGAAGCGAGCGCGCGTCCTGCATCTCGTGACCCGCGCGATGCGGACCAAGCTCAATCTCGACACGGGCGCCGTCTCGCTTGGCAACGCCGACGGTGCCGTCTATGCGAGTGATCTCACCCCGGTACGCTGGCGTCAGGTTGAGCAGCACGAGATCCCGACCCTGGCGCCGGCGCTCGCCGCAGCCGTCGCCCCGACTGCCACGCCAGCCGCCGCACCGACCATCAGCTCGCAAACCAACAACGGCTGGTCGCCCGGCCCTGCCACCACCGGCCTCTGGCTGCGGAAGGCACTGCACCCGCGGGAGGGCCTGTTCGGGTGCGGCCAACGCTTCGGCGCGCTCAATCGTCGCGGCCAGCGGCTCGCGCACTGGACCACAGATATCCACTCGCCAGGATTGGGCGTGGTCGACGGCTGTCTGTACCAAGCGCACCCGCTGTTGCTCGCGCTGCGGCCCGGTCTCGCCTGGGGCCTGATGCTCGGCTCGAGCGGTTACAGCCACTTCGATCTCGGTGCCGAGCAGCCCGACGCGCTGGGCCTGTTCAACCTGGGCGGCGAGCTCGACTACACCCTCTTCGCCGGCCCCACCCCGGCCGCCGTGGTCGAGCAGATCACAAGGCTGACCGGTCGGCCAGCCTTGCCCCCGCTCTGGGCGCTCGGCTACCACCAGTCGCGCTGGGGCTATCGCAGCGATGCTGAGATCCGCGCGATTGCCAACGCATTCCGCCGCCGTCGCATCCCAATCGACGCGATCCATCTCGACATCGACTACATGGACGGCTTCCGCGTCTTCAGCTGGGACCGCGAGCGCTTTCCGAGTCCGCGCGCCACCATCGAGGCCCTGCATCGACAGGACATCCATGCGGTCACCATCATCGACCCGGGGGTCATACAGGAACCTGAGATCGATGGCGCCAACCGCTCCAGCGACCCGGTTTTAGAGAGCGGTCTGCGTGGCGATCATTTCATCCGCCGTCCGGATGGCAAGCTGTTCACCGGTTATGTGTGGTCTGGCGCATCGCTGTTTTCAGACTTCTGCCGCACGCCGACACGCCGCTGGTGGGGCGAGGTTCTGACGCGATCCGCCAGCATCGGCGCCCAACGCTGGGCGGTCAGCTGGATGGGCGACAATGCCTCCAGCTTGGAGGATCTGCGCACCAGCCTGCCGCAGCTCGCGAGCATGGGCCTCGGCGGCTCGCCGCACGTCGGCGTCGACATCGGCGGCTTCCACGGCGCCTGCGACGGCGAGCTCTTCGCCCGCTGGATCGAGTTGGGCGCCTTCTACCCTTTCATGCGCGCCCATGCCTACCACGGCAGCCCGCCGCGGGAGCCCTGGGCATTCGGCGACAAGGTCGAGGCCATTGCGCGAACCACGATCGAGCGCCGTTACCAGTTCCTGCCCTATCTCTATACGCTGGCGCACCGCGCCCACCGCACCGGCGAGCCGATCCTACGGCCGCTGCTCTACGACTTCCCGCGGGCGACCGAGCTGCATGGGATCGAAGATCAGTTGATGGTTGGTCCGCGGCTGATGATCGCGCCGGTCTGCGAGCCGGGCGTCAGCGAGCGCGAGGTGCATCTGCCGCCTGGCGTCTGGTACGACTTCCACAGCGGCAGGCGGATCGACGATGGCGCGCCCGCGGCACGCGCCGCGGATACTGGCGCTGATGCCAACTCTGATACTGCTGCCGAAGCCCATGCCCGCGCTGCAGTTGCCAGTGTCGGCGCCAAAGCCCGCATCAGTGCCAGTGCCATTAATCGACGCTGTCTGCTGCCGGCACCGCCGGGTCGCATGCCGATCCTGGTGCGCGGCGGCAGCTGCCTGACCCTGGGTGCTCCGTGGCAATCGACGCGCGAACCGCTGACCGAGCTGATCCTCGATGCCTATCCAGACGACGGACAATCTGGCTCTTGGACCCTCATCGAGGACGTCGGCGATGGCTGGGGCTATTGTGACGGCGAGCTCGTAGAGACCGCGTTAGGCGTTGACCACGAGCGCGCAGGGCCAAGGCTCATGGTTGGCCGCCGCCGGGGCGGCTGGCAGCCGCGGCCGCGCCAGCTCGTGCTGCGACTGCATCTCGTCCAACAGCCCGACCACCTGCTGCTCGACGGCGCCCCGAAAGCCGACTGGCACTGGGATCAAGCAGATCACGCGGCAGTGGTTTCGCTCATCGACGATGGGGAGGCGCACCAGCTGAGCGCGGAATGA
- the ppsA gene encoding phosphoenolpyruvate synthase produces the protein MNDGTLIAWLDDLGSKDVAQVGGKNASLGEMIHHLGAEGVRVPGGFATTAQAYRQFLAENDLEPRIRELAQAFERDERPLSEIGEQIRALFLDAEIPEALADAVRDAYQALAEQTGRDEPDVAVRSSATAEDLPEASFAGQQETFLNIRGAETLLDAIRRCFASLYTDRAIAYRQDNGFDQLQVALSVGVQQMVRSDSGSSGVMFSIDTDTGFPRAVLINGAWGLGETVVQGLVDPDEYLIFKPLLEDPSLTPIIARQPGGKARKMVYAEAGGEEPTVLTETSEDEQRALVLSDAEVLSLARWAVTIEDHYGKPMDMEWAKDGETGELFIVQARPETVHSQRAEGLLKTYRLEASPEEAGEPLVSGYAIGDAIAAGKVFRLDDPGENDRFEDGGVLVTEMTDPDWVPIMRRAAAIVTDHGGRTSHAAIVSRELGLPAIVGAGHGTERLTDGDEITVSCASGETGRVYAGRIPFEAEEISLEDIPKTQTKIMLNMANPAAALRWWPLPSDGVGLARMEFIVNQHIKIHPMALIRPEAVDDEDASTQIATLTAGWEDPTEYFVDQLARGIARIAAGSHPHPVIVRMSDFKTNEYADLIGGRAFEPVEANPMLGWRGASRYYSEEYKEGFALECRAIRKAREEIGFDNILVMIPFCRTPWEADRVLEVMAEQGLKRGERGLEVYVMCEIPANVILARDFAARFDGFSIGSNDLTQLVLGVDRDSDRLAHLFDERNDAVRQMISSVIDEAHQRERKVGFCGQAPSDHPDFAAFLVRAGIDSISVNPDSFLSVKQAVAEIERTASG, from the coding sequence ATGAACGATGGGACATTGATTGCCTGGCTCGATGATCTCGGCAGCAAGGATGTCGCCCAAGTGGGCGGTAAGAACGCCTCGCTCGGCGAGATGATCCACCATCTCGGCGCCGAAGGCGTGCGCGTGCCGGGCGGCTTCGCGACCACCGCGCAGGCCTATCGGCAATTCCTGGCCGAGAACGATCTCGAGCCGCGCATCCGCGAGCTCGCCCAAGCCTTTGAGCGCGATGAGCGCCCGCTCAGCGAGATCGGCGAGCAGATCCGCGCCCTCTTCCTCGACGCCGAGATCCCCGAAGCCTTGGCCGATGCGGTGCGCGACGCCTACCAGGCGCTGGCCGAGCAGACTGGGCGCGATGAGCCCGATGTCGCGGTGCGCTCGAGCGCCACCGCCGAGGATCTGCCCGAGGCCAGCTTTGCCGGCCAGCAGGAGACCTTTCTCAACATCCGCGGCGCCGAGACCCTGCTCGACGCCATCCGGCGCTGCTTCGCGTCGCTCTACACCGACCGCGCCATCGCCTATCGGCAGGACAACGGCTTCGACCAACTGCAGGTCGCCCTGTCGGTCGGGGTTCAGCAAATGGTGCGCTCCGACAGCGGCAGCTCCGGGGTGATGTTCAGCATCGACACCGACACCGGCTTCCCGCGCGCGGTGCTGATCAACGGCGCCTGGGGGCTGGGCGAGACGGTGGTGCAGGGCCTCGTCGATCCCGACGAATACCTGATCTTCAAGCCGCTGTTGGAGGATCCATCGCTGACACCGATCATCGCGCGCCAGCCTGGTGGCAAGGCGCGGAAGATGGTCTATGCAGAGGCCGGCGGCGAAGAGCCAACGGTACTCACCGAGACCAGCGAGGACGAGCAGCGGGCGCTGGTGCTGAGTGATGCAGAGGTCCTGTCGCTGGCGCGCTGGGCGGTGACCATCGAGGACCACTATGGCAAACCCATGGACATGGAATGGGCCAAGGATGGCGAGACCGGCGAGCTGTTCATCGTCCAGGCGCGACCCGAGACCGTGCACTCGCAGCGGGCCGAGGGCCTGCTCAAGACCTATCGGCTCGAGGCCAGTCCTGAGGAGGCCGGCGAGCCGCTGGTCAGCGGCTACGCGATCGGCGATGCCATCGCCGCCGGCAAGGTGTTCCGGCTCGATGACCCCGGCGAGAACGACCGCTTCGAGGACGGCGGCGTGCTGGTCACCGAGATGACCGATCCGGACTGGGTGCCGATCATGCGCCGCGCCGCCGCCATCGTCACCGACCACGGCGGGCGCACCTCGCACGCCGCTATCGTCAGCCGCGAGCTCGGTCTGCCGGCGATCGTCGGCGCCGGCCATGGCACCGAACGCCTCACCGACGGCGATGAGATCACGGTGTCCTGCGCCAGCGGCGAGACCGGGCGTGTCTACGCCGGGCGGATTCCGTTCGAGGCCGAGGAGATCAGCCTCGAGGACATCCCGAAGACGCAGACCAAGATCATGCTGAACATGGCCAACCCAGCGGCGGCGCTGCGCTGGTGGCCGCTGCCGAGCGATGGGGTTGGTCTGGCGCGGATGGAGTTCATCGTCAATCAGCACATCAAGATCCACCCGATGGCGCTGATCCGCCCAGAGGCGGTGGATGATGAGGATGCGAGCACGCAGATCGCCACGCTGACCGCCGGCTGGGAGGACCCAACTGAGTATTTCGTCGACCAGCTGGCGCGCGGCATTGCCCGGATCGCGGCTGGCAGCCATCCGCATCCAGTCATCGTGCGCATGAGCGACTTCAAGACCAACGAGTATGCGGACCTGATCGGCGGCCGCGCCTTCGAGCCGGTCGAGGCCAATCCGATGCTCGGCTGGCGCGGCGCCAGTCGCTATTACAGTGAGGAGTACAAGGAAGGCTTCGCCCTGGAATGCCGGGCGATCCGCAAGGCGCGCGAGGAGATCGGCTTCGACAACATCCTGGTGATGATCCCCTTCTGTCGCACGCCCTGGGAGGCCGACCGGGTGCTCGAGGTCATGGCCGAGCAGGGCTTGAAGCGGGGCGAGCGTGGGCTCGAGGTCTATGTGATGTGCGAGATCCCGGCGAACGTGATCCTGGCCCGAGACTTCGCCGCGCGCTTTGATGGTTTCTCGATCGGCAGCAATGACCTGACCCAGCTCGTGCTCGGCGTCGATCGCGACTCCGACCGCCTGGCGCATCTGTTCGATGAGCGCAACGATGCCGTGCGCCAGATGATCAGCTCGGTGATCGACGAAGCGCACCAGCGCGAGCGCAAGGTCGGGTTCTGCGGGCAGGCGCCGAGCGACCATCCGGATTTCGCCGCCTTCCTGGTGCGTGCCGGAATCGATTCGATCTCGGTCAATCCGGATAGCTTTCTGTCGGTCAAGCAGGCGGTCGCCGAGATCGAACGCACAGCCTCCGGCTGA